In Brassica napus cultivar Da-Ae chromosome C2, Da-Ae, whole genome shotgun sequence, the sequence TTGGCTACAAtagaacaaaattttcaaagatcTTGCTCCTCAGTCTGTTGACGAGTTTCACTATCAAGTCATATGCTTAAGAAGCAATGACAGAAGCATAAGCCCTCTAAGCAAGAATGAAGATTCTGTGGCCTAAAACTGGTGATCCTGACTCTGCCCACTACTTGCATCTCTTTGTCTGATATCTCCATTTTGTGGCATCCTCAGTAGCTTCTTGCTGGGCTCATCGGGTCGTAATCATAAGCTTCACCTGACTTGACAAACCGTCCCTTCACACGCCTTCTCACATCAGCCCTTTCTTTCCTAGATACATACCTCACTCTCTTGTCAAACCTATTCATACAAAACATGTACAACATTAGCAATGATCATCCTTCACTCCCCATTACAAAGTGGTTTAAAACTCACTTGCGAGCCTTCTTCTTTTCCTTATAACGCAAAACAGCATTGTTACGTGTAGTTGCATGTGAGGAAGCATTAGTCTCCTCCTGTGATGTTATCTCTCTTGAAAGCTTCTCCATAGATGACGCCCCACAGTCACTACTCTCTCCCATGACGACAGAGAAGGATATATTCGAATGAGCTGGCTGTGATGAGAAGCAAATGATTGGCTCGGTTCTACAAGTCATGAAAGAATCTTCAGACGCAGCATTGCTTCCTGCTGGCTGCTGCATTGCCTTTGAGCCTTCATGTTTCCCGAAAAGACTTCCTATTCCACCATGTTCGAAAAGATCTTTTGAAGAGTTGTAAGCTGTGCCAAAGAGCTCGTCGTACTTCTCAAAAGCCAAGTCCACTTCATCCATCATGAGATTGCCACAAAAATCATCTTCTGATACTCCTAACTCCTGCAACCAAAACAAGAAACATTTAGATGTCAGTTGCTTTCAAGATTCTACCACACACTACGAAGAAACTTGTCAATTCTAGAACTGTCTTCAGATCTTTGTACACCAGTAAAAAGACTAGCATTCATTGGGCCGGACGTACTATTAGGAAAATTACTTCTTCTACAACAAGGATATTTTCCTAAAGAGTAAATAATATTGGGTTTTGAGGCTACCATAAATACGGGTCTAACGGATTGtaattttattcatttacataatcaatatacaaatcataaaagagtatttgcctcgatttgtttttgttaagtttctttggtttcttcaaGTTAGTTCGCATTCATTCATGACAAAACTCATGTACATTACCTTAGCCAATGCAAAACTAGTTCCAGGCTGATCTACATTGACATTTTGTACACCTGTTTTCTCCTCTCCTGTGCCTTCATCTATAGTCATCAAACCCATCTCTTGCTCACACGCAGATTGTCCAGCAGAAGTGAAATCC encodes:
- the LOC106382246 gene encoding zinc finger protein CONSTANS-LIKE 10 isoform X1; the protein is MGYMCDFCNERRSMVYCRSDAACLCLSCDRNVHSANALSKRHSRTLICERCDAQPASVRCSDERVSLCQNCDWSGHNNDATSHHKRQSINCYSGCPSSEELASIWSFCLDSDLDFTSAGQSACEQEMGLMTIDEGTGEEKTGVQNVNVDQPGTSFALAKELGVSEDDFCGNLMMDEVDLAFEKYDELFGTAYNSSKDLFEHGGIGSLFGKHEGSKAMQQPAGSNAASEDSFMTCRTEPIICFSSQPAHSNISFSVVMGESSDCGASSMEKLSREITSQEETNASSHATTRNNAVLRYKEKKKARKFDKRVRYVSRKERADVRRRVKGRFVKSGEAYDYDPMSPARSY
- the LOC106382246 gene encoding zinc finger protein CONSTANS-LIKE 10 isoform X2, translated to MGYMCDFCNERRSMVYCRSDAACLCLSCDRNVHSANALSKRHSRTLICERCDAQPASVRCSDERVSLCQNCDWSGHNNDATSHHKRQSINCYSGCPSSEELASIWSFCLDSDLDFTSAGQSACEQEELGVSEDDFCGNLMMDEVDLAFEKYDELFGTAYNSSKDLFEHGGIGSLFGKHEGSKAMQQPAGSNAASEDSFMTCRTEPIICFSSQPAHSNISFSVVMGESSDCGASSMEKLSREITSQEETNASSHATTRNNAVLRYKEKKKARKFDKRVRYVSRKERADVRRRVKGRFVKSGEAYDYDPMSPARSY